One Dromiciops gliroides isolate mDroGli1 chromosome 3, mDroGli1.pri, whole genome shotgun sequence DNA segment encodes these proteins:
- the LOC122748226 gene encoding zinc finger protein OZF-like — translation MENPQSPDTSDVASEIKIENEPEEESCNKVKIERLSNVDEHPSICGELGESESQVKIEDIKQESDMTNMPKHQKIQTKDKMYEHKECKKVFPQNSNSFEHQEIHAIQKAYKCNACDLIFTDNLRLIKHQKIHAQKKSYTCEECGKPFSEISKLHIHEKVHSGKKSYKCNECGKAFTQNATLFKHQRIHTGEKPYKCDECGKAFAQKSTLSNHQRIHTGEKPYKCDECGISFSQRSTRIKHQRIHSGEKPYKCNTCGKAFGERSNLIQHQKIHTGEKPYKCNDCGKAFNQNSTLFNHQRIHTGEKHYKCEECGKAFSQSSTLISHQMIHTGERPYTCTRVHTEEKPYQCNECGKAFNQKSNMIRHQRTHTGERPYKCHECGKAFMRKVLLVLHKRKHNGENVGK, via the exons ATGGAGAATCCTCAGAGCCCAGACACTTCTG ATGTGGCGTCGGAGATCAAGATTGAGAATGAGCCAGAGGAGGAATCTTGCAATAAAGTGAAGATTGAAAGACTCAGCAATGTTGATGAACACCCCTCTATTTGTGGGGAATTGGGTGAAAGTGAGAGCCAGGTAAAAATTGAAGATATAAAACAGGAGAGTGATATGACAAACATGCCCAAACACCAGAAGATTCAAACTAAAGACAAAATGTATGAACATAAGGAATGCAAGAAAGTCTTCCCTCAAAATTCTAACTCTTTTGAACACCAGGAAATCCATGCTATTCAGAAGGCTTATAAGTGCAATGCATGTGATTTGATCTTTACTGATAACTTAAGACTCATCAAACACCAGAAGATTCATGCTCAAAagaaaagttatacatgtgaGGAATGTGGGAAACCCTTCTCTGAGATTTCAAAACTTCATATACATGAGAAGGTTCATTCTGGAAAAAAgtcttataaatgtaatgagtgtgggaaagcTTTCACTCAAAATGCAACCCTTTTcaaacaccagagaattcataccggagagaaaccatataaatgtgatgagtgtgggaaagcctttgcTCAAAAGTCAACCCTATCCAaccaccagagaattcatactggagagaagccttataaatgtgaTGAGTGTGGGATATCCTTCAGTCAGAGATCAACTCGTATtaaacatcaaagaattcatagtggagagaaaccttataaatgtaatacATGTGGCAAAGCCTTTGGAGAGAGGTCCAACCTTATTCAACATCAGaagattcatactggagagaagccttataagTGTAATgattgtgggaaagccttcaatCAAAACTCAACCCTTTTCAaccaccagagaattcatactggagagaagcatTATAAATGTGAggagtgtgggaaagccttcagtcaGAGTTCAACCCTTATTTCCCATCAGATGATTCATACAGGAGAAAGGCCTTATACATGTACT AGAGTTCATACCGAAGAGAAGCCTTATCAGTGTAacgaatgtgggaaagctttcaatCAAAAATCTAACATGATACGACATCAGAGGACACATACTGGAGAGAGACCTTATAAATGccatgaatgtgggaaagcctttatgAGAAAAGTCCTACTGGTCTTACACAAGAGAAAACATAATGGAGAGAATGTGGGAAAGTAA